One segment of Theobroma cacao cultivar B97-61/B2 chromosome 9, Criollo_cocoa_genome_V2, whole genome shotgun sequence DNA contains the following:
- the LOC18587979 gene encoding uncharacterized protein LOC18587979, with product MAHLFRDLSLGHSKRESTPPPPPTQPQPMPTKLTSTDLQSPLGQLASQLSDSDLRLTAYDVFLAVCRTSSSKPLSTSASFNSDSPSYNSPGQNHNHNHSPNSPALQRSLTSAAASKMKKALGLKSPGSSSGSKKSPGSGPGSGQGKSKRPPTVGELMRIQMRVPETVDSRVRRALLRIGGGLVGRRIESVVLPLELLQQLKQSDFTDQQEYDAWQKRNLKVLEAGLLLHPRVPLDKSHNASQRLRQAIHAALDRPIETGKNNESMQVLRSAVMSLASRSDGSFSDSCHWADGIPLNLRLYEMLLDTCFDINDETSIIEEVDELMEHIKKTWVILGINQMLHNLCFTWVLFHRFVATGQVEMDLLYAADSQLAEVAKDAKTTKDPEYSKILSSTLSSILGWAEKRLLAYHDTFDSVNMYTMQGIVSLGVSAAKILVEDVSSEYRRKRRGEVDVARSRIDTYIRSSLRTAFAQRMEKADSSRRASKNQPNPLPVLAILAKDVGDLAIHEKQVFSPILKGWHPLAAGVAVATLHACYANEIKQFISGITELTPDAVQVLRAADKLEKDLVQIAVEDAVDSDDGGKAIIREMPPYEAEAAIANLVKGWIKTRLDRLKEWVDRNLQQEVWNPQANQEGFAPSAVEILRIIDETLDAFFQLPIPTHPALLPDLMAGLDKCLQYYVIKAKSGCGSRNTYIPTMPALTRCETGSKFQGVWKKKEKSQNSQKRNSQVATMNGDNSFGMPQLCVRINTLHRIRTEMEVLEKRIVTHLRNCESAHVEDFSNGLSKKFELTPAACVEGVQQLSEAVAYKIVFRDLSHVLWDGLYIGEPSSSRIDPLLQELERNLLTISETVHERVRTRIITDIMKASCDGFLLVLLAGGPSRSFSRQDSQIIEDDFKALKDLFWANGDGLPADLIDKFSATVGGVLPLFRTDTESLIERFRRVTLETYSSSARSRLPLPPTSGQWNPTEPNTLLRVLCYRNDDTASKFLKKTYNLPKKL from the exons ATGGCGCATCTCTTCAGAGACCTCTCACTCGGCCATTCAAAGAGGGAGTCAACGCCACCGCCACCGCCTACTCAACCTCAACCAATGCCGACTAAGCTCACCTCAACCGATCTCCAATCTCCACTCGGCCAACTCGCCTCTCAACTCAGCGATTCGGACCTCCGACTCACAGCCTACGACGTCTTTCTTGCCGTATGCCGTACCTCCTCCTCCAAACCTCTCTCCACTTCCGCCTCCTTCAATTCCGACTCGCCGAGTTACAACTCGCCTGGCCAAAACCATAACCACAACCACTCGCCTAACTCGCCTGCGTTGCAGCGCTCGCTTACGTCAGCAGCTGCTAGTAAGATGAAGAAGGCTTTAGGATTGAAGTCGCCGGGCTCTTCATCGGGCTCGAAGAAGAGTCCGGGTTCCGGGCCAGGCTCGGGCCAAGGCAAGTCTAAGCGGCCTCCGACTGTGGGGGAGCTTATGAGGATTCAAATGCGAGTACCTGAGACCGTTGATTCGCGTGTTAGAAGAGCGCTCTTGAGAATCGGCGGTGGCCTG GTTGGAAGGCGGATTGAATCTGTGGTTCTTCCATTGGAGTTGTTACAGCAGCTTAAGCAGTCGGATTTTACTGATCAACAAGAATATGATGCATGGCAGAAAAGAAACCTCAAGGTTCTTGAGGCTGGGTTACTATTGCATCCTCGTGTTCCACTTGATAAGTCACATAATGCATCGCAAAGGCTACGACAAGCCATTCATGCTGCCCTAGATAGGCCAATAGAAACTGGAAAGAACAATGAGTCAATGCAAGTTCTTCGCAGTGCTGTTATGTCTCTTGCTTCCAGATCTGACGGGTCGTTCTCTGATTCATGCCATTGGGCAGATGGCATTCCATTGAATCTTAGACTCTATGAAATGCTTTTGGATACGTGCTTTGATATTAATGATGAAACATCTATTATTGAGGAAGTTGATGAGCTTATGGAGCACATAAAGAAGACATGGGTGATCCTTGGGATTAACCAGATGCTTCATAACCTCTGCTTTACATGGGTCCTGTTTCACCGTTTTGTTGCCACTGGCCAAGTTGAAATGGACTTACTATATGCTGCTGATAGTCAGCTAGCAGAAGTAGCAAAAGATGCCAAGACAACCAAGGATCCGGAATACTCCAAGATTTTAAGTTCTACATTGAGTTCAATACTGGGCTGGGCAGAGAAAAGACTCCTTGCATATCATGACACTTTCGATAGTGTAAATATGTATACCATGCAGGGCATTGTTTCTTTAGGTGTATCAGCGGCTAAGATTTTGGTTGAGGATGTGTCCTCTGAGTATCGCAGAAAGAGGAGAGGGGAAGTTGATGTAGCTCGAAGCAGAATTGACACTTACATCAGGTCATCATTGCGCACTGCTTTTGCTCAG AGAATGGAGAAAGCAGACTCAAGCAGGAGAGCATCCAAAAACCAGCCGAATCCTCTTCCTGTTCTTGCAATCCTTGCTAAGGATGTTGGTGATCTAGCAATTCACGAGAAGCAGGTGTTCAGTCCAATATTGAAGGGTTGGCATCCTTTGGCTGCAGGTGTGGCCGTGGCCACCCTTCATGCTTGTTATGCAAATGAGATAAAACAGTTTATATCAGGCATTACGGAGTTAACCCCTGATGCTGTTCAAGTACTGAGAGCTGCAGATAAACTGGAGAAAGATCTCGTGCAGATTGCAGTTGAGGATGCAGTAGACAGTGATGATGGTGGGAAGGCAATAATCCGTGAGATGCCTCCCTACGAGGCTGAAGCTGCAATTGCCAATCTGGTTAAAGGGTGGATCAAGACAAGATTAGACAGACTTAAAGAGTGGGTTGACAGGAATTTGCAGCAAGAG GTTTGGAATCCGCAAGCAAATCAAGAAGGATTTGCTCCCTCTGCTGTTGAAATATTGCGAATCATTGATGAGACTTTAGATGCATTTTTCCAGCTGCCAATACCAACACATCCTGCATTGCTACCTGATTTGATGGCTGGCCTTGACAAATGTCTTCAGTATTATGTAATCAAGGCAAAATCTGGCTGTG GATCACGCAATACATACATCCCTACAATGCCAGCATTGACCAGGTGTGAGACAGGATCCAAGTTCCAAGGCGTgtggaagaaaaaagaaaagtcacAGAATTCTCAGAAGAGAAATTCTCAGGTTGCAACAATGAATGGAGATAATTCATTTGGGATGCCACAGCTGTGTGTTCGTATCAATACTCTGCACCGTATCCGAACTGAGATGGAAGTTTTAGAGAAGAGGATAGTAACCCACTTGAGAAACTGTGAGTCTGCTCATGTGGAAGATTTTTCAAATGGTTTGAGCAAGAAATTTGAACTAACACCTGCTGCTTGTGTGGAAGGGGTGCAGCAACTGTCTGAGGCAGTAGCTTACAAAATTGTATTCCGTGACCTAAGTCATGTTTTATGGGATGGTTTGTATATAGGGGAGCCATCATCTTCTAGGATTGACCCTCTATTACAGGAACTAGAGCGAAACTTGTTGACTATCTCAGAAACTGTGCATGAAAGAGTTCGTACAAGGATTATAACTGATATCATGAAAGCTTCCTGTGATGGATTCTTGCTGGTTTTACTTGCTGGAGGCCCCTCTCGTTCTTTCTCTCGTCAGGATTCTCAAattattgaggatgatttcAAAGCCCTTAAAGACTTGTTTTGGGCCAATGGGGATGGTTTGCCTGCTGACCTCATAGATAAGTTTTCAGCTACTGTGGGAGGTGTCCTTCCTCTCTTCAGAACTGACACAGAGAGCTTAATTGAGCGGTTCAGACGTGTGACCTTGGAGACATACAGCTCATCAGCAAGGTCTAGGCTTCCACTACCTCCAACATCAGGGCAGTGGAATCCTACCGAGCCAAACACGCTCCTGCGCGTGTTGTGTTACCGGAATGATGACACAGCTTCAAAGTTCCTTAAGAAGACTTATAATCTACCTAAGAAACTCTAA
- the LOC18587980 gene encoding nuclear pore complex protein NUP85, with protein MPGVTSDSGGGALVSFSSESQGAAVYPLHHGLKSPISRLSISWSRGDSLRVSVFAAPSSDDSDKEDAGGRVVEVKLGGGDGEITDANWRKIAYGSVSPFALLQSRKNAASSLSKMSMKSSRYDVDWWEYIMEYSKDISALLGNRKSASGPVIDDPKSVITKGEEPTSLKAAWELLEMFYAEKPSQSWLPERLVDWLADYDSLFSGTHSTVHSKLVDFQKELVNLQVVEDDPKYWEVMSSALAIGWLDIVVKMLRLHGSYQLDQLSNRETENGLVEAVAVLISKMPRMRLEHAGNLGECFKSKPDFVKAWEKWRAQINKLDLSAFWFQCDHQQTREGLRSMLQIMLGNANSLGTATCHWIELYISHLLYIRPFTVGLESMYSLAQKCIQLKPMASAHRLMELMIGILGENTEVILAECSKGFGPWMVAHAIELLTAGSNHAEMLLHEERQNMGGISIEELHRLVYAQVLSSHPLTWQIAPIYLTSCMKQGMVLLQILLSKQPVIYNQLLLKNIEICRLYELDNITSNIMKIAGVYHWKHGRKGSGVFWLQQARDDYRLNRIAQQLFDSVGKTISDESFKQWEGLIQLLGSECKTAGGLEFLHKYRDLKKSLQQVQDGKTTDATRQAVESLISLMKNPSTPQRFWLPLLYDSLKLLNWQDRPLFNVSQTNLLLNKLEELSMARLRPDFIEAELPPQALHSVRLALAKNLGRAILEE; from the exons ATGCCCGGCGTTACGTCAGATTCCGGTGGTGGCGCGTTGGTATCATTCTCATCGGAGTCCCAGGGCGCGGCGGTGTATCCTCTACACCATGGCCTGAAGTCTCCAATCTCTCGGCTCTCCATTTCATGGTCACGCGGTGACTCCCTCCGCGTCTCGGTCTTCGCCGCACCGTCCTCCGATGATTCCGACAAAGAAGACGCCGGAGGAAGAGTAGTGGAAGTGAAGCTCGGCGGCGGAGACGGTGAGATCACTGACGCTAATTGGCGGAAGATCGCGTATGGTTCGGTCTCTCCTTTTGCTCTTCTACAGAGCAGGAAAAACGCCGCCTCCAGCTTGTCCAAAATGTCCATGAAGTCTTCGCGTTACGATGTTGACTG GTGGGAGTACATAATGGAGTACAGCAAGGACATAAGTGCTCTTCTTGGTAATCGGAAATCCGCTTCCGGTCCGGTTATCGACGATCCAAAGTCAGTTATAACG AAAGGAGAGGAACCGACTAGTTTGAAGGCTGCGTGGGAGCTATTGGAAATGTTTTATGCAGAAAAGCCATCTCAATCTTGGTTACCTGAACGTCTTGTCGATTGGTTAGCT GATTACGATAGCCTTTTCTCAGGAACACACTCCACAGTCCACTCAAAGCTTGttgattttcaaaaagaacTTGTTAACTTGCAG GTTGTGGAAGATGATCCAAAATACTGGGAAGTTATGTCATCAGCACTAGCAATTGGTTGGCTCGATATTGTG GTGAAAATGTTGCGCTTGCATGGATCTTATCAATTAGATCAACTCAGCAATCGTGAG ACAGAGAATGGTCTTGTAGAGGCAGTTGCTGTTCTTATTTCGAAAATGCCACGCATGCGTTTGGAGCATGCTGGAAATTTGGGTGAATGCTTTAAGTCCAAACCTGATTTTGTGAAG GCATGGGAGAAGTGGCGGGCACAAATAAATAAGCTGGATTTAAGTGCATTCTGGTTTCAGTGTGATCACCAGCAGACTCGGGAGGGCTTGAGAAGTATGTTACAAATAATGCTGGGTAATGCTAATAGTCTTGGCACTGCAACATGTCATTGGATAGAGCTGTATATTTCACACTTGCTATACATCAGGCCATTCACTGTG GGGTTAGAAAGCATGTATAGTTTGGCACAGAAATGCATTCAATTGAAACCAATGGCCTCTGCACACAGGTTGATGGAACTTATGATTGGAATTCTTGGGGAAAATACTGAG GTCATATTAGCAGAATGCTCGAAAGGGTTTGGTCCTTG GATGGTTGCCCATGCCATAGAGTTGTTGACTGCTGGGAGCAATCATGCAGAAATGCTTTTACATGAAGAGCGTCAGAACATGGGGGGAATAAGCATAGAGGAGCTTCATCGACTAGTTTATGCTCAAGTCCTATCCTCACATCCATTAACTTGGCAA ATTGCTCCAATTTATCTTACGTCATGCATGAAGCAGGGGATGGTTCTGTTACAGATATTATTGTCCAAACAGCCTGTTATATATAATCAGTTGTTGCTTAAG AATATAGAGATTTGCCGCCTTTATGAGCTTGACAACATAACTTCAAATATTATGAAG ATTGCTGGAGTATACCACTGGAAGCATGGTAGGAAAGGTTCTGGAGTATTTTGGCTGCAGCAAGCCCGGGATGACTATCGTCTTAATAGGATAGCTCAGCAATTGTTTGATTCTGTTGGCAAAACAATCTCTGATGAGAGTTTCAAG CAATGGGAAGGGTTAATTCAGTTATTGGGTTCTGAATGTAAGACTGCTGGTGGACTAGAGTTTCTGCACAA GTACAGAGATTTAAAGAAATCACTCCAGCAGGTTCAAGATGGAAAAACTACAGATGCTACTCGGCAGGCTGTGGAATCTCTTATATCG CTCATGAAAAACCCCTCCACACCTCAACGCTTTTGGTTGCCGCTTCTGTATGATTCG TTGAAACTGCTTAATTGGCAGGATCGTCCTTTGTTCAATGTCTCTCAGACAAATCTTCTGTTAAATAAACTAGAGGAATTGTCCATGGCAAGGCTTCGCCCAGACTTCATCGAAGCTGAGTTACCACCCCAGGCCTTACACTCTGTTAGACTAGCTCTTGCCAAGAATCTTGGTCGCGCTATTCTAGAGGAATGA
- the LOC18587981 gene encoding ultraviolet-B receptor UVR8, which produces MENPAGTFPGSSNLFRKVVAVAAGEAHTLALSGDGCVYSWGRGMFGRLGTGSESDGHFPVRVKFQNSELKFVAVAAGAYHSLALADDGSVWSWGYNIYGQLGVHGENSLAPQLLERFLELGSPDQSKDELEINTKTPLKICAVKAGGMTSLAIDNLGALWMWGLCPQENSSSDGGLTFVSSFSPIPVWDFHGHTVVKVACGNEHVVALVSAGETYKGDDLVCYSWGGNGHGQLGLGDRESRVHPEIVETFNQDIPWTVYEVACGAFHTALLTHRKRPSETLESMCWTFGLGDKGQLGHGTTQSTLVPEPVKELPQPVYLVSVDCGLFHTSVVSSAGDVWSWGMEKGLGLCPDASFTGTDAGDALSPLQISGDGLHEPKFRDPVQISCGAAHTVVVAHDGYKLWSWGRGRSGVLGNGKTIDCFTPSMVLWPPLNEDFQQEELNSTVGEGDKIVDHKNSDAGSEMDKKLSLAMEEMKLLQSKLSIMERYASVLHGSIFGKPFEEQDIPISLQNSGTFDVAREWENMLESSDRSKLVRLELFYRNMLAGVKDKMMKKRIQEIIKEYLPSSTQEK; this is translated from the exons ATGGAAAACCCCGCCGGAACATTCCCCGGTTCCAGCAACTTATTTCGCAAAGTCGTAGCAGTTGCCGCCGGTGAAGCTCATACTCTCGCTCTCTCCg GGGATGGGTGCGTGTATTCATGGGGCAGAGGAATGTTCGGGAGACTGGGGACCGGTTCAGAATCCGACGGGCATTTCCCGGTTCGTGTCAAGTTCCAAAACTCAGAGCTTAAGTTTGTAGCTGTCGCTGCTGGCGCTTATCACAGTCTTGCTCTTGCAG ATGATGGATCAGTTTGGTCTTGGGGTTATAACATCT ATGGCCAACTTGGTGTACATGGGGAGAATTCTTTGGCACCTCAGTTGTTGGAGCGGTTCCTTGAGTTGGGTTCCCCTGATCAATCAAAAGATGAGTTAGAGATAAATACTAAAACACCATTGAAG ATTTGTGCAGTCAAAGCTGGAGGAATGACTTCTCTGGCAATTGATAATCTTGGGGCCCTGTGGATGTGGGGCCTTTGTCCTCAGGAAAACAGCAGCAGTGATGGAGGCTTGACGTTTGTGAGTAGTTTTTCTCCAATTCCTGTTTGGGATTTCCATGGCCATACTGTTGTTAAGGTCGCATGTGGAAACGAGCATGTTGTAGCCCTAGTCAGTGCTGGAGAAACGTATAAAGGTGATGATCTTGTATGCTACTCTTGGGGTGGTAATGGCCATGGCCAGTTAGGCCTAGGAGACAGAGAGAGCAGGGTCCATCCTGAAATTGTTGAAACATTTAACCAGGACATCCCATGGACGGTTTATGAGGTAGCATGTGGTGCCTTCCACACAGCTTTGCTTACTCACAGAAAAAGACCTAGTGAAACACTTGAGAGTATGTGTTGGACATTTGGCCTTGGGGACAAGGGGCAACTTGGGCATGGAACCACTCAAAGTACATTAGTTCCTGAACCTGTGAAAGAGTTACCACAGCCTGTATATCTTGTTTCTGTTGACTGTGGCTTGTTTCACACCAGTGTTGTTTCATCGGCCGGAGATGTGTGGTCATGGGGAATGGAAAAGGGTCTAGGGCTATGTCCAGATGCTAGTTTTACCGGAACAGATGCAGGAGATGCCCTTTCTCCCCTGCAGATATCGGGTGATGGATTGCACGAGCCAAAATTTCGTGATCCAGTTCAAATTTCTTGTGGGGCTGCCCATACTGTTGTTGTGGCACATGATGGATATAAGCTATGGTCCTGGGGCAGGGGAAGGAGTGGAGTTCTCGGAAATGGTAAAACAATTGACTGTTTCACACCCTCAATGGTGTTATGGCCTCCACTGAATGAGGATTTCCAGCAAGAAGAGCTGAACAGTACTGTTGGTGAGGGAGATAAGATTGTAGATCATAAGAATTCTGACGCAGGGTCGGAAATGGATAAGAAGTTATCATTGGCGATGGAAGAGATGAAGCTGCTCCAGTCAAAACTTTCCATCATGGAAAGATATGCAAGCGTACTTCATGGTTCGATCTTTGGCAAACCTTTTGAAGAGCAAGATATCCCAATCTCATTGCAGAACTCTGGTACTTTTGACGTTGCTAGGGAATGGGAGAACATGTTGGAGTCATCAGACCGTAGCAAGCTTGTCAGGTTGGAATTGTTCTATCGAAACATGCTCGCAGGTGTTAAGGATAAGATGATGAAGAAAAGGATCCAGGAGATAATAAAGGAGTATCTTCCTTCTTCAACGCAAGAGAAATAG
- the LOC18587983 gene encoding peptidyl-tRNA hydrolase 2, mitochondrial isoform X1: MWASTRNSSQPTKQLQKQERERLGVSFRPENFIPGLVLGFIFGLLLDLSKPSKTPSKKKNFLPGKLQEEDFVSTNADQNLKMVLVVRQDLKMKSGKIASQCAHAATGMYAELMKSDRSLLRQWEDCGQPKIVVTCRNQQEMNKLREAAENIGLPTFVVADAGRTQVSAGSKTVLAIGPGPKVPVDSVTGKLNLL, from the exons ATGTGGGCTTCCACTCGAAACTCTTCTCAACCTACGAAG CAGCTGCAGAAGCAGGAAAGAGAACGGTTAGGGGTGAGTTTCAGACCAGAAAACTTCATTCCAGGCCTCGTACTTGGTTTTATATTTGGGTTGTTGCTGGATTTGTCAAAGCCCTCTAAAACCCCTTCCAAGAAGAAGAATTTCCTACCTGGAAAGCTTCAAGAAGAAGACTTTGTTTCCACTAATGCTGATCAAAACCTTAAAATG GTTTTAGTGGTTAGACAAGACCTTAAGATGAAATCAGGGAAGATTGCCTCTCAGTGTGCCC ATGCTGCCACCGGCATGTATGCAGAATTGATGAAAAG CGATCGATCCCTTTTAAGACAATGGGAGGATTGTGGACAACCCAAAATAGTCGTTACATGCAGGAATCAACAAGAAAT GAATAAGTTAAGGGAAGCAGCTGAGAATATTGGCCTCCCCACTTTTGTTGTTGCTGATGCTGGAAGAACACAG GTTTCAGCTGGGTCAAAGACAGTTCTTGCCATTGGACCTG
- the LOC18587982 gene encoding mitogen-activated protein kinase kinase kinase 1, giving the protein MDSVSSPSSTPPNINDHHHNRLHHRFKPIQPVADRIVRALRHPLFLLHRSDSNLFFILGATGNVYTVALSATPSCTCPDRTTPCKHILFVLIRVLGVSIDDMCLRRRTLRPCRLNRLLSTPTSPEALAGAGIRERFHQLYYQAKKQGESSGGVKQIEEGTTCPVCLEEMEKGEKVLACSTCRNLIHEECLMSWKRSRGRRSASCVICRARWSADQEKYLNLAAFLSQDRGGEGGGGGGGGGLCAG; this is encoded by the coding sequence ATGGACTCCGTTTCCAGTCCATCCTCAACACCGCCAAACATTAACGACCACCACCACAACAGGCTGCACCACCGGTTCAAGCCGATCCAACCCGTTGCAGACCGGATAGTCAGAGCCCTCCGCCACCCGCTCTTCCTCCTCCACAGATCTGATTCCAACTTATTCTTTATATTAGGTGCCACCGGAAATGTTTACACCGTTGCATTATCTGCCACACCTTCATGCACGTGCCCCGACCGTACAACCCCATGCAAGCACATCTTATTTGTTCTTATCCGAGTATTGGGTGTCTCCATCGATGACATGTGTCTCCGGAGGAGGACTCTCCGGCCATGCCGGCTCAACCGCCTCCTCAGCACGCCTACGTCGCCTGAAGCACTAGCGGGGGCTGGAATACGGGAGAGGTTTCATCAGCTTTACTATCAGGCCAAAAAGCAAGGTGAGTCGTCAGGAGGAGTTAAGCAGATCGAAGAAGGGACGACGTGCCCTGTTTGCTtagaagaaatggaaaaaggGGAGAAAGTACTGGCTTGTTCGACATGCCGTAACCTGATTCACGAAGAATGCTTGATGAGCTGGAAGAGAAGCAGAGGGAGGAGGTCGGCTAGTTGTGTGATTTGTCGTGCAAGGTGGAGTGCTGATCAAGAGAAGTATCTGAATTTGGCGGCTTTCCTTAGCCAGGACCGGGGGGGTGAGGGTGGTGGCGGCGGCGGCGGCGGCGGGCTCTGCGCTGGATAA
- the LOC18587983 gene encoding peptidyl-tRNA hydrolase 2, mitochondrial isoform X2: MWASTRNSSQPTKLQKQERERLGVSFRPENFIPGLVLGFIFGLLLDLSKPSKTPSKKKNFLPGKLQEEDFVSTNADQNLKMVLVVRQDLKMKSGKIASQCAHAATGMYAELMKSDRSLLRQWEDCGQPKIVVTCRNQQEMNKLREAAENIGLPTFVVADAGRTQVSAGSKTVLAIGPGPKVPVDSVTGKLNLL, encoded by the exons ATGTGGGCTTCCACTCGAAACTCTTCTCAACCTACGAAG CTGCAGAAGCAGGAAAGAGAACGGTTAGGGGTGAGTTTCAGACCAGAAAACTTCATTCCAGGCCTCGTACTTGGTTTTATATTTGGGTTGTTGCTGGATTTGTCAAAGCCCTCTAAAACCCCTTCCAAGAAGAAGAATTTCCTACCTGGAAAGCTTCAAGAAGAAGACTTTGTTTCCACTAATGCTGATCAAAACCTTAAAATG GTTTTAGTGGTTAGACAAGACCTTAAGATGAAATCAGGGAAGATTGCCTCTCAGTGTGCCC ATGCTGCCACCGGCATGTATGCAGAATTGATGAAAAG CGATCGATCCCTTTTAAGACAATGGGAGGATTGTGGACAACCCAAAATAGTCGTTACATGCAGGAATCAACAAGAAAT GAATAAGTTAAGGGAAGCAGCTGAGAATATTGGCCTCCCCACTTTTGTTGTTGCTGATGCTGGAAGAACACAG GTTTCAGCTGGGTCAAAGACAGTTCTTGCCATTGGACCTG